TTACGATGCTGATCGCCCCGCCCGTCGTGTTCCGGCCGAACAGGCTGCCCTGCGGCCCGCGCAGCACTTCCACCCGTTCGATATCGATCAGGCTGATATTGCTGGCGGCATTGCGCCCCATATAGACCCCGTCGATATAGATCCCGACGGGGGAATCGAGCGTTAGCAGCGGGTCCTGATTGCCGATCCCACGGATAAACGGGGCCAGCGCGGTAAGGCTGCCCGGCGTGACGGACAGGACGACATTGGGGGTGACCTGCGCGATCTTGTCGATCTGGCTGGCATTCAGCCGGTCCAGCGTGGCGGAAGACAGCGCCGATATGGACAGCGGCGTATCCTGCATGGTTTCACGCTGGCGTCGCGCGGTGACGACGATATCCTCGATACCGGTTGCCGTCGGCGCGGTGTCGCGCGGTTGTTCCTGTGCCCGTTCCTGTTGCTGTGCCTGTGCCGCGCCGCTGAAAAGCAGCGAAGCGACGCCACACAGCAGTGCGGCCCGTTTGTATCTGACCATAGCCCTCTCCCCGGGATGTATGCTTTGCCCGTACTATGCCGCGTCATCCGTGGGACGGGGCCGATTTCGTTTCGTTTTCCCGGCAATCCTTTCATTGAACCGCACGTTTTTCCGGCAATTGCGGGTGTTTGGATGGATTGCGCGGCGCACTTATTGCCAAATGGCATATAATATCCTATATCCTGCCAATAGGAGACGCCTATGTTGCAGGAAATCCCCCGGACCGGCGCGGAACCGCACAACCCGCAGATCACCCCTGCGGAAGCGCAGGCTGCCGCGCGTGCAGTGATCAACCTGTTCGCGCGTTGGGATCTGACCGATGATGAAGCCTGCCAGATTCTCGGGGGGCTGTCGGCCCGCACATATGCCCGGTGGAAGAAGGGGGATATTGGCCGGATCGATCGCGATCTCGCCACGCGGCTTTCGCTGCTTCTCGGTATGCACAAGGCGTTGCGCTATCTCTATCGCGATGCGGATCAGGCCTATGCCTGGGTGAAGAAGCCGAATACCGCGTTTTTCGGGCGGCGTGCACTGGATGTCATGCTGGATGGTTCGATCTTCGCAGTGCAGCGCGTCCGTGCCTATCTCGATGCGGAGCGTGGCGGCTGGTGAGCGGGCATGGCGTGGCGTTGCCGGATATCCATGTGCGCTGGGATCGCGCCTGTCGCCTGATCCGTTCGATCCATCCGCCGATCGATCTGTTCGAGGATATTGCCGACCCGCGTGACTGGGAAGCATTGGCCTCGGTCGAAAGCAAGACCAACCCGCGGCTTGTCGAAAGCATGGGCCAGATCGATCTGGTGCCGGTGGAACGGCGTGTGGCCGGCCCCGGCGCAAGCCTGGTCATGGCCCCTTTCGTGCATGTCAGCCCGGATCGGCCGGGCCGCTTCACCACCGGGCATTACGGGGTCTACAGCGCAGGCAACAGCGAGGAGGTCGCACTGCGCGAAGTCGCCTGGCATCAGGCGCGGTTGATGCGCAGCACCGGCGAAAAGGCGGGATGGCATTCGCAATTCCGCATGCTGATAGGGCAGGTAGACCATCTGTTCGTGGATTTGCGCGGGCGCCCCGAATACCATAGCCCCGATGACTGGAGTGTGCCGCAGGCCATGGCCGGCACCTTGCGCGCGGCAGGGGCGGACGGGGTGCATCATCAGTCGGTACGCTGCCCCGATGGCCTGTGTATCGGCGCGTTCTGGCCGGATGTGGTGGGCCTGCCCCAGCAGGCCGACCATTACGAACTGCATTGGGACGGGGTGCGTGTTGACCGCGTGCTGAACCGGCGGACCAAAGGCGAATTTGCATTGGTGTAATCACACCATCCGAACGGATGAAGTCCGAGTTCCCGTCTGCTGGCATAATCGCGATGCAGGAATTGAGATTGGGAGAGTGTTTGTGACCCTTCAAACCAGACCTCTGGGCAGCATCGGCATGGAAGTGATCGGGCTGGACCCTGGCCAGCCGATCGATACGGCAACGGCGGCGGAATTGCAGGCCCTGTGGTATCAGGCCGGGGTGCTGCTGTTTCGTGGTATGGGCACATCGGCGGAAGCCTTGCTCGATCTCAGCCGTTGTTTCGGTGAACTGGAACCGCATCCGATCGAACAGATTCGCATGCCCGACTATCCCGAATTGATCGAACTGACCAATCGCGATGGACCGAAGGGCCCGGTCTATGCCTATGATGGCGTGCCGACTTATGGCCGGATTCCCTGGCACACCGATCTCGCGTTTCAGCCCGTGCCCAATGCCGGGGCGCTGCTCAATATGGTGCACCGCGCGGAACAGGGCGGGATGACCGCATGGCTGGATACGACCAGCGCTTATGAAAGCCTGAGCGATGACCTGAAGCAGCGACTGGACGGGCTGGAGGCACGGTTCGAATTCTGCGCCGATCTCGGCAGAATGCGCTTTCGCAATCCGGGTGGTACGCGGGTCGGCACCTCCGCCGCGAAATTCCCGGATTACCCCGCGCTTGCCCGCCCCATTGTCGCCCGCCATCCGCAGACGGGCAATGTGGTGATGAATGTGTGTCCGCTGAACATTCAGGGCATTGTCGGGATGGATCAGGCGCAAGGCGATGCCCTGATCAACGAACTGATCGATGCCGTGGTCCAGCCGCAATTCATTTACGAACATGATTGGGGCACCAACGACATCGTGCTGTGGGATAACTACCGCATGATGCATGCCGCCGCCGGGCATCCGCTGGATGTTCTGCGCATTGCACGCCGTTCGACCCTGCGCGGGAACGCCGTGATGGGG
This genomic window from Caenibius tardaugens NBRC 16725 contains:
- a CDS encoding TauD/TfdA dioxygenase family protein, giving the protein MTLQTRPLGSIGMEVIGLDPGQPIDTATAAELQALWYQAGVLLFRGMGTSAEALLDLSRCFGELEPHPIEQIRMPDYPELIELTNRDGPKGPVYAYDGVPTYGRIPWHTDLAFQPVPNAGALLNMVHRAEQGGMTAWLDTTSAYESLSDDLKQRLDGLEARFEFCADLGRMRFRNPGGTRVGTSAAKFPDYPALARPIVARHPQTGNVVMNVCPLNIQGIVGMDQAQGDALINELIDAVVQPQFIYEHDWGTNDIVLWDNYRMMHAAAGHPLDVLRIARRSTLRGNAVMGRVLETAEIAA
- a CDS encoding MbcA/ParS/Xre antitoxin family protein, whose protein sequence is MLQEIPRTGAEPHNPQITPAEAQAAARAVINLFARWDLTDDEACQILGGLSARTYARWKKGDIGRIDRDLATRLSLLLGMHKALRYLYRDADQAYAWVKKPNTAFFGRRALDVMLDGSIFAVQRVRAYLDAERGGW
- a CDS encoding RES family NAD+ phosphorylase, with the protein product MSGHGVALPDIHVRWDRACRLIRSIHPPIDLFEDIADPRDWEALASVESKTNPRLVESMGQIDLVPVERRVAGPGASLVMAPFVHVSPDRPGRFTTGHYGVYSAGNSEEVALREVAWHQARLMRSTGEKAGWHSQFRMLIGQVDHLFVDLRGRPEYHSPDDWSVPQAMAGTLRAAGADGVHHQSVRCPDGLCIGAFWPDVVGLPQQADHYELHWDGVRVDRVLNRRTKGEFALV